From one Mytilus edulis chromosome 1, xbMytEdul2.2, whole genome shotgun sequence genomic stretch:
- the LOC139482605 gene encoding transforming growth factor-beta-induced protein ig-h3-like has protein sequence MFLRLLLTSFLICNVHSKEDIYDLLSSIGCSSFGNLLQGTGYMYRLGDDHSGPYTVFAPSDAAINNLPPEIVKIFNFGNWELAFDIVSYHITKDISLLASLQNNGLYDTMLDNSQLRFNVYPKGNSKVHTISGANITSPDNTATNGVVHVIDRMLYRFPEVYTTQYVHEHQNLSKISLLIDKGGLHDQLKAQNITMFVPNDEAFNAAPNFNMTNLLMNDTAIANFVSSLIVNSVYFTADLVNGQDLFTSQGSRIRINVIPGNITVNNSGISEPDLITKNGVVHIINKLL, from the exons ATGTTTCTCCGACTTTTACTTACAAGTTTTTTAATATGTAATGTTCATTCGAAAGAGGATATATATGACTTGCTATCAAGCATAGGATGTTCGTCATTCGGCAATTTACTACAGGGCACTGGATATATGTACCGCTTAGGCGATGACCATTCag GTCCATATACAGTCTTTGCACCAAGTGATGCAGCGATTAATAATTTACCACcagaaattgtgaagatttttaattttggaaacTGGGAATTGGCATTTGACATTGTATCATATCACATCACAAAAGACATATCTCTTTTGGCCTCACTACAAAATAATGGCCTTTATGATACGATGTTAGACAACAGCCAACTGCGATTTAATGTATATCCAAAGGGGAACTCAAAG GTTCACACTATCTCTGGTGCAAACATAACGAGTCCAGATAATACGGCCACCAAtggtgttgttcatgttattgaCCGGATGCTTTACAGATTCCCAGAAGTTTACACAACTCAATACGTGCATGAACACCAAAATCTCTCCAAGATATCACTATTAATTGATAAAGGTGGTCTGCATGATCAGCTGAAAG CACAGAACATAACCATGTTTGTTCCAAATGACGAGGCGTTTAATGCAGCTCCTAATTTTAATATGACTAATTTATTAATGAACGACACAGCTATTGCTA ATTTTGTTTCGAGCTTGATTGTCAACTCTGTCTATTTCACTGCTGACCTAGTAAATGGACAAGACCTTTTTACATCTCAAGGTAGCAGAATTAGAATCAATGTTATTCCCG GCAATATAACAGTGAACAACAGTGGTATTTCTGAGCCAGATCTTATCACAAAGAACGGAGTAGTGCATATCATAAACAAGCTATTGTAG